A genome region from Gemmatimonadaceae bacterium includes the following:
- a CDS encoding tetratricopeptide repeat protein, which yields MPIEPDRQQSEANTPAAKPWWQRADVIIAGLIVLAVLVYIGRGRDNNPQTSNTPEPVPAAATPTAPPLSKEAQAAFTQATNEGLNYYYKTKEYDKAEQSFRKSIEIAPDNAVGYNNLGSALNDQKKWDEAIIVLSRAVELDPNFATARNNLAWARAQKAKQGP from the coding sequence ATGCCAATAGAGCCAGATCGACAGCAATCCGAAGCGAACACTCCAGCTGCCAAACCCTGGTGGCAAAGAGCCGACGTCATCATTGCCGGCCTCATAGTCCTCGCTGTTCTCGTGTATATCGGCCGCGGCCGGGACAACAACCCGCAAACCTCAAACACGCCCGAACCGGTGCCGGCAGCTGCGACTCCGACAGCACCACCGCTGAGCAAGGAAGCTCAGGCAGCCTTCACGCAGGCCACAAACGAAGGGCTGAACTATTACTACAAGACCAAAGAGTACGACAAAGCCGAACAGTCGTTTCGCAAATCGATCGAGATCGCTCCTGACAACGCCGTGGGGTACAACAACCTTGGCAGCGCGCTGAACGATCAAAAAAAATGGGACGAAGCGATCATTGTCCTCAGTCGAGCCGTCGAGCTGGATCCCAACTTCGCCACCGCACGGAATAACCTCGCCTGGGCGCGCGCGCAGAAGGCTAAGCAGGGGCCGTGA
- a CDS encoding tetratricopeptide repeat protein, whose protein sequence is MSREASRRPFVAAALAATVLILSAYSNSFHNGFHFDEAYLIVNNLFIRDLANIPRFFTDARTFSTYLPNANYRPLNAVTYAFDYWRAGGLNPVQFHVTQIVLLLATGTLLWLLYRHIFRDTGETRPAEGAALFAAALFCIHTGNTQTVNYISARSELLSGLGVLGGFIVYIQKPEWRRYYVYLIPPAVGALAKTPAVMFAPLFLAYLLLIEQQLALAEIFSRRGWPQVRSVLFRSVPAFLMAVVMYKFVEGMNPPGQTYGGGSRMDYLATETWVWVRYVRLFFFPSGLSADTDLKPFTSWLDARVFAGLVLLAVSVVCMWRASRSRELRPVAFGIAWFWIALVPSSTIFPIGETTNDHRVFFPFMGFTAAIVWWAVVLFQRAARKNASFRRAIGTFALPACALILGIHAIATYNRNRVWLNEETLWADVTIKSPRNGRGLMNYGLTQMRQGRYTVARDYFTRAYVFNPNYPTLHVNLGIVTDAMGDTAAAEGWFLRALHLDPNYQAGHSFYARWLARHGRPKEAISHLERAVVLSPGDLEARHALLELYAATGDNAKLASLVRDILALAPGDSVARAYATRIPPQVNDTR, encoded by the coding sequence GTGAGCCGGGAGGCTTCCCGCAGACCCTTCGTCGCTGCGGCCCTCGCCGCCACCGTTCTGATCCTCTCTGCGTATTCCAACTCCTTTCACAACGGGTTTCACTTCGACGAAGCATACCTAATAGTCAATAACCTGTTCATCCGGGACCTCGCGAACATCCCTCGCTTCTTCACGGATGCCCGGACCTTCAGCACCTACCTTCCAAACGCGAACTATCGGCCTCTAAACGCCGTCACGTACGCGTTCGACTACTGGCGTGCCGGCGGCTTGAATCCAGTGCAGTTTCACGTCACCCAGATCGTCCTGCTGCTGGCGACGGGAACGCTGCTCTGGCTGCTCTACCGCCACATCTTTCGCGACACCGGCGAGACCCGCCCGGCCGAAGGGGCCGCGCTGTTTGCGGCCGCGCTCTTCTGCATCCACACGGGCAATACCCAGACAGTCAACTACATCTCCGCCCGCTCCGAATTACTCTCGGGGCTCGGCGTGCTGGGCGGATTCATTGTCTACATCCAGAAGCCGGAATGGCGCCGGTATTACGTGTACCTGATTCCTCCTGCTGTTGGGGCACTGGCCAAGACACCGGCTGTCATGTTCGCGCCGCTATTTCTCGCCTACCTGCTGCTAATCGAACAGCAGCTCGCCCTTGCGGAAATATTCAGTCGGCGCGGCTGGCCGCAGGTGCGCAGCGTCCTCTTTCGCTCGGTGCCAGCGTTCCTCATGGCCGTCGTGATGTACAAATTCGTGGAGGGGATGAATCCCCCCGGCCAGACCTACGGCGGTGGAAGTCGGATGGATTATCTCGCGACCGAAACCTGGGTCTGGGTTCGGTACGTCCGGCTCTTCTTTTTTCCAAGCGGGTTATCAGCCGATACGGATCTCAAGCCGTTCACGAGCTGGCTTGATGCTCGCGTCTTCGCCGGGCTGGTGCTGCTCGCCGTGTCCGTTGTCTGCATGTGGCGCGCGTCGCGCAGCCGTGAGCTGCGACCGGTGGCGTTCGGGATCGCATGGTTCTGGATAGCTCTGGTTCCATCGTCCACGATCTTTCCCATCGGGGAGACCACTAACGACCACCGCGTTTTCTTCCCGTTCATGGGCTTCACCGCGGCCATAGTCTGGTGGGCCGTCGTGCTCTTCCAACGTGCGGCCAGAAAAAACGCGTCATTTCGACGCGCAATCGGAACGTTCGCATTGCCTGCATGCGCGCTGATCCTGGGAATTCACGCGATTGCTACCTACAATCGAAATCGCGTCTGGCTCAATGAAGAAACGCTTTGGGCTGACGTCACGATCAAGAGTCCGAGAAATGGACGCGGTCTCATGAATTACGGCCTCACGCAGATGCGACAGGGTCGTTACACGGTCGCGAGGGACTACTTCACGAGGGCCTACGTATTCAACCCCAACTACCCGACGCTGCATGTTAATCTCGGGATAGTCACGGACGCGATGGGCGACACAGCGGCCGCCGAGGGATGGTTTCTTCGCGCGCTGCACCTCGATCCGAACTATCAAGCGGGACACAGCTTTTATGCCCGCTGGCTCGCGCGTCACGGCCGCCCCAAGGAAGCCATTTCTCACCTCGAGCGAGCCGTTGTTCTCAGTCCCGGCGATCTTGAGGCGCGTCATGCCCTACTCGAGCTCTACGCGGCGACCGGCGATAACGCAAAGCTCGCTTCACTCGTCCGGGACATCCTGGCACTCGCACCAGGCGATTCCGTTGCCCGTGCATACGCGACGAGAATACCTCCGCAAGTGAACGATACACGATGA
- a CDS encoding glycosyltransferase → MSRQITESPRIAVIVPCYNEEVAIATVVKQFKAALPSATVYVYDNASTDRTSDVARAAGAVVRFEPRKGKGNVVRRMFADVDADIYVMVDGDATYDAGSALEMIDRLASGNLDMVVANRQSEAVAAYRAGHQFGNRLFNRILETLFNSSFQDIFSGYRAFSRRFVKSFPAASTGFDIETELTVHALELSMPVGQIESPYGARPEGSESKLRTYRHGSMILWRIMILYKEVRPFQFFSAIALMLAVTSTVLVYPIVVTYIETGLVPRFPTAILATGLMILAFISITCGLILDSGRRGRREMKHLLYLQQS, encoded by the coding sequence ATGAGCAGGCAAATCACCGAGTCTCCGCGTATTGCCGTGATCGTGCCTTGTTACAACGAGGAGGTTGCAATAGCCACGGTCGTGAAGCAATTCAAGGCCGCGTTGCCGAGTGCGACCGTTTACGTCTACGACAATGCGTCGACGGATCGCACTTCCGATGTAGCCAGAGCTGCTGGCGCCGTAGTCCGCTTCGAGCCGCGGAAAGGGAAAGGGAACGTGGTTCGCCGGATGTTCGCGGACGTGGATGCCGACATTTATGTCATGGTGGACGGGGATGCGACGTATGACGCCGGGTCTGCACTCGAGATGATCGATCGGCTCGCGAGCGGCAACCTCGATATGGTCGTCGCAAATCGCCAATCGGAGGCAGTGGCCGCATACAGAGCAGGGCATCAGTTCGGGAACCGGCTGTTCAACCGGATACTCGAGACTCTCTTCAACAGCTCGTTTCAGGACATCTTTTCCGGTTACCGGGCCTTCTCCCGCCGCTTCGTGAAATCCTTTCCAGCCGCGTCAACTGGTTTCGACATTGAAACGGAGCTGACTGTTCACGCTCTCGAGTTGTCGATGCCTGTCGGGCAGATTGAATCCCCGTATGGCGCGCGCCCGGAAGGCTCGGAGAGCAAGCTCCGCACGTACCGTCACGGCTCGATGATCCTCTGGCGGATCATGATTTTGTACAAGGAAGTGAGGCCGTTCCAGTTTTTCTCGGCGATCGCTCTCATGCTGGCTGTGACATCGACAGTGCTCGTGTATCCAATCGTGGTCACTTACATCGAGACCGGGCTTGTCCCTCGCTTTCCGACGGCAATTCTGGCAACAGGATTGATGATTCTGGCGTTCATCAGCATCACCTGTGGACTCATCCTGGACAGCGGCCGCCGCGGGAGGCGTGAAATGAAGCACTTGCTGTATCTCCAGCAGTCATAG
- a CDS encoding glycosyltransferase family 39 protein — MVSWLRRRDPWDTATLILLVVVAVIMFLTFRDYGVSWDEEFSRTQGTDFLRWYTSGFRDYSIMRTQLDEYLYGHFFNTISILVSDHLPFGPYEGGHLVIAMTGLLGIFFAYRLGRLLAGPMAGFLSALILTLTPTYFGHSFINPKDLPFAVFFLVAVYYLVRLYDELPAPRARAVVVTGIAIGLALGIRVGGVILFGYLVVLVGLWYLVRYTRQRSLRTAIVATDVRDTLVAMILIVALAWAVMLVWWPFAQLDPIANPLAGIQKSASYSSAKWTNLYQGTYTPADSLPWHYLPVLFLVMLPEYYVVGMVAGIAGLVMLMIHNRHGDGKVKTDAVAKLLFCVFAALFPLVVALVVRPVVYDGTRLFLFVIPPLAVLSGVAIWWLLSRALPPISRMAAALLLVVIAAATIIDMVRLYPYEYAFFNRSSGGIRGAYGRFETEYWGVSYKEGVDWLSKNYRPDAPPASIRVGNTSNPFLTGYYFSADRPSTRRFVQVGLDQNPNVILSITRWNQHLNYPGRVLHVVERMGTPLLYVIETNPAIEAPSS, encoded by the coding sequence ATGGTGAGCTGGTTGCGCAGGCGCGATCCGTGGGACACAGCTACGCTGATTCTCCTCGTTGTGGTCGCCGTAATAATGTTCCTCACGTTTCGCGACTACGGCGTCTCCTGGGACGAGGAGTTTTCCAGAACGCAGGGCACCGATTTCCTCAGGTGGTACACGTCCGGCTTTCGTGATTACTCGATCATGCGGACTCAGTTGGACGAGTACCTGTACGGCCACTTCTTCAACACGATATCCATACTCGTCTCCGATCATTTGCCATTTGGCCCGTACGAGGGTGGCCATCTGGTAATCGCGATGACCGGGCTCCTCGGGATCTTCTTTGCCTACCGATTGGGCAGGCTTCTCGCCGGACCGATGGCGGGATTTCTTTCCGCATTGATCCTGACGCTCACACCGACGTACTTCGGCCACTCGTTCATCAATCCTAAGGACTTGCCATTTGCAGTCTTCTTTCTGGTGGCCGTGTACTATCTGGTTCGGCTCTACGACGAATTACCGGCCCCTCGAGCCCGAGCCGTCGTAGTCACTGGCATTGCGATTGGACTGGCTCTGGGCATTCGGGTTGGCGGAGTCATCCTGTTCGGATACTTGGTAGTGCTGGTCGGCTTGTGGTATCTGGTTCGGTACACTAGACAGCGCTCACTGAGAACAGCCATCGTAGCGACCGACGTTCGCGACACGCTTGTGGCCATGATCCTGATCGTCGCGCTCGCCTGGGCGGTGATGCTGGTCTGGTGGCCATTCGCGCAGCTCGATCCGATCGCGAATCCGCTGGCGGGCATCCAGAAAAGTGCGAGCTACAGTAGCGCCAAGTGGACGAATTTATACCAGGGCACTTACACCCCGGCCGATTCTCTCCCTTGGCATTATCTGCCTGTCCTGTTTCTGGTCATGCTCCCGGAGTATTACGTCGTTGGAATGGTTGCCGGCATCGCTGGTCTCGTGATGCTGATGATTCATAATCGGCATGGTGACGGCAAAGTGAAAACGGACGCCGTCGCCAAGCTCTTGTTCTGCGTGTTCGCCGCACTCTTCCCGCTGGTTGTCGCACTCGTGGTGCGCCCCGTCGTGTACGATGGGACGCGGCTGTTCCTATTCGTCATACCGCCGCTTGCCGTGCTTTCAGGAGTGGCCATATGGTGGCTTCTTTCGCGGGCGCTCCCGCCGATATCAAGGATGGCGGCAGCCTTGCTTCTCGTAGTCATTGCCGCGGCGACAATCATCGACATGGTAAGGCTCTACCCGTACGAGTACGCGTTCTTCAACCGGTCGTCTGGAGGAATTCGCGGGGCCTACGGCCGATTCGAGACAGAATACTGGGGAGTATCGTACAAGGAAGGGGTCGACTGGCTCAGCAAGAATTACAGGCCTGACGCTCCGCCTGCGTCGATTCGTGTCGGCAACACGAGCAACCCATTTCTCACAGGATACTATTTTTCCGCCGACCGACCATCCACCCGGCGCTTTGTCCAGGTCGGACTCGACCAGAATCCGAACGTGATTCTCTCGATCACGCGGTGGAATCAACATCTCAACTATCCGGGCAGGGTATTGCACGTAGTCGAACGAATGGGAACGCCCTTGCTCTACGTGATCGAAACGAACCCTGCAATCGAGGCACCCTCGTCGTGA